The Bernardetia litoralis DSM 6794 genome includes a window with the following:
- a CDS encoding PspC domain-containing protein, translating to MPPLHNQSSINNTLEVYIASISFHVEQTAYPALKAYLMDLKRCFPEDSMTIEDIETRMAEVLLERLSIDKGTIDKNDVELMVLQVGTAKEIALAEGIDLDLGYFERKEQWQPLKKAEPKRELRNINKKFSLQKRDKKIGGVASGIADYYNIDPVFVRLGFIGSVLAGGFGIPLYGAAWLAMPKDPKEGIIEEQKSTSLIGKTKRFMRSMVDKKIAGVASGIAKYFGIDETIVRLLFIGGFFLKGFGLLAYLALWIAMPKVKSLEEQIDLEEKPSFLEEENFKTRMANVENQFDDTVSSTASKVKNSKFFKKHF from the coding sequence ATGCCTCCTCTACACAACCAATCGTCTATCAATAATACATTAGAAGTTTATATTGCTTCTATTTCGTTTCATGTCGAACAAACTGCTTACCCAGCTTTGAAAGCCTATTTAATGGATTTGAAACGTTGTTTTCCAGAAGATTCAATGACCATTGAAGATATAGAAACACGTATGGCTGAGGTGCTTTTGGAAAGATTAAGTATTGATAAAGGAACTATTGATAAAAATGATGTTGAATTAATGGTCTTACAAGTAGGAACAGCAAAAGAAATCGCTCTTGCAGAAGGAATTGATTTGGATTTAGGATATTTTGAGAGAAAAGAACAATGGCAGCCACTCAAAAAAGCAGAACCAAAACGTGAACTTCGTAATATAAACAAGAAATTTTCACTTCAAAAAAGAGATAAAAAAATTGGTGGTGTAGCTTCTGGAATTGCAGATTATTATAATATTGACCCCGTTTTTGTACGTTTGGGATTTATAGGAAGTGTTTTGGCTGGTGGTTTTGGTATTCCTTTATATGGTGCTGCTTGGCTTGCAATGCCAAAAGACCCTAAAGAAGGAATAATAGAAGAACAAAAGTCAACTTCATTAATAGGCAAAACAAAACGTTTTATGCGTAGTATGGTTGATAAAAAAATTGCTGGTGTGGCTTCTGGAATTGCAAAATACTTTGGTATTGATGAAACAATTGTACGTTTACTTTTCATTGGTGGATTTTTCTTAAAAGGTTTTGGTCTTTTGGCATATTTGGCTCTTTGGATAGCAATGCCAAAAGTAAAAAGTTTGGAAGAACAAATTGATTTAGAAGAAAAGCCTTCATTTTTGGAAGAAGAAAATTTCAAAACTAGAATGGCAAATGTAGAAAATCAATTTGATGATACAGTAAGCTCAACAGCTTCTAAAGTCAAAAATTCAAAATTCTTTAAAAAACACTTTTAA
- a CDS encoding PadR family transcriptional regulator, protein MITLENAEVQMRKGILELCVLRVIANKEVYVSDLLQHLKESKLLVVEGTLYPLLNRLNKSGLVTYSWQESTGGPPRKYYRLTENGHDFLKQLTNSWHQLIFSATTILENTNQDRQEQRQAG, encoded by the coding sequence GTGATTACATTAGAAAATGCCGAAGTACAGATGCGAAAAGGAATCTTAGAACTTTGTGTTTTGCGTGTAATTGCTAACAAAGAAGTATATGTTTCAGATTTACTTCAGCATCTAAAAGAATCGAAGTTATTAGTTGTGGAGGGAACGCTTTATCCACTTCTGAACCGACTTAATAAATCAGGTTTGGTTACTTATTCTTGGCAAGAATCCACAGGAGGACCACCACGAAAATACTACCGACTTACTGAAAATGGACATGATTTTTTGAAGCAGCTAACTAATTCTTGGCATCAACTTATATTTTCAGCTACTACTATTTTAGAAAATACAAATCAAGATAGACAAGAACAAAGACAAGCAGGATAA